The Nocardioides humi genome includes a region encoding these proteins:
- a CDS encoding enoyl-CoA hydratase family protein, whose product MTVTSELRPDGIRVVTMNAPPVNALTVQGWYDVAAALDEASADPATKVVVLRAEGKGFNAGVDIKEMQSTTGFEALLGANRGCFAAFRSVYECAVPVVAAVNGFCVGGGVGLVGNADCIVASDDAYFGVPEVNQGALGAATHMARLVPQHMMRTLYFTARTIRAADLVQFGSVLEVVPRERLDDAALAVAGEIAAKDTRVIRAAKEALNGIDPIDVNKSYRFEQGFTFELNLAGVSDELRDAFVGDEPDKRSAGTEKSKQ is encoded by the coding sequence ATGACAGTCACCAGCGAGCTGCGGCCGGACGGGATCCGCGTCGTCACGATGAACGCTCCCCCGGTCAACGCCCTCACCGTCCAGGGCTGGTACGACGTCGCCGCCGCCCTGGACGAGGCGAGCGCGGACCCGGCGACCAAGGTCGTCGTGCTCCGCGCGGAGGGCAAGGGCTTCAACGCCGGCGTCGACATCAAGGAGATGCAGAGCACCACCGGCTTCGAGGCGCTCCTCGGCGCCAACCGGGGCTGCTTCGCCGCGTTCCGGTCCGTCTACGAGTGCGCGGTCCCCGTCGTGGCGGCCGTCAACGGCTTCTGTGTCGGCGGCGGCGTCGGGCTGGTCGGCAACGCGGACTGCATCGTCGCCAGCGACGACGCCTACTTCGGCGTACCCGAGGTCAACCAGGGCGCGCTCGGCGCCGCGACCCACATGGCCCGGCTGGTCCCCCAGCACATGATGCGGACCCTCTACTTCACCGCGCGCACCATCCGGGCCGCCGACCTGGTGCAGTTCGGCTCGGTCCTCGAGGTGGTGCCCCGCGAGCGGCTCGACGACGCCGCGCTCGCGGTCGCCGGCGAGATCGCCGCCAAGGACACCCGGGTCATCCGGGCCGCCAAGGAGGCGCTCAACGGGATCGACCCGATCGACGTCAACAAGTCCTACCGCTTCGAGCAGGGCTTCACCTTCGAGCTCAACCTCGCCGGGGTGAGCGACGAGCTCCGCGATGCGTTCGTCGGAGACGAGCCAGACAAGCGCAGCGCGGGAACGGAGAAGAGC
- a CDS encoding SDR family oxidoreductase, with protein MSRLLEGRVAIVTGAGRGIGRAHALELARHGAKVVVNDFGVSLAGEGTGETPAHEVVAEIEAAGGSAVVNGADVADFAAAEAMVRQAIEEYGGLDILVNNAGFVRDRMLVNTSEEEWDAVVRVHLKGHFAPLRHAGAYWRTEAKAGRQRAARVVNTSSGAGLQGSIGQATYSAAKAGIAGLTLVAAAEMGRYGVTVNAIAPVARTRMTEGAFDTSAMALPEDNSPVVAWLASEEAGDVTGRVIEIDGSVITVESGWAHGPPATTAPAGRRSRWGPPSGTCSPRRPSRAGVRHDALRLPDSNICSKIEG; from the coding sequence GTGAGCAGGTTGCTGGAGGGGCGGGTCGCGATCGTGACCGGCGCCGGACGAGGCATCGGCCGCGCCCATGCGCTGGAGCTGGCGCGACACGGCGCGAAGGTCGTCGTCAACGACTTCGGCGTGTCCCTCGCCGGCGAGGGCACCGGGGAGACGCCCGCCCACGAGGTCGTCGCCGAGATCGAGGCGGCGGGCGGCTCCGCGGTGGTGAACGGCGCCGACGTCGCCGACTTCGCCGCCGCCGAGGCCATGGTGCGCCAGGCGATCGAGGAGTACGGCGGCCTGGACATCCTCGTCAACAACGCCGGCTTCGTGCGCGACCGGATGCTCGTCAACACCTCCGAGGAGGAGTGGGACGCCGTGGTGCGGGTGCACCTCAAGGGCCACTTCGCCCCGCTGCGCCACGCCGGGGCCTACTGGCGGACGGAGGCCAAGGCGGGCCGGCAGCGCGCGGCGCGGGTGGTCAACACCTCCTCCGGCGCCGGGCTCCAGGGCTCGATCGGCCAGGCGACGTACTCCGCCGCCAAGGCGGGCATCGCCGGCCTCACCCTGGTCGCGGCCGCCGAGATGGGCCGGTACGGCGTGACCGTCAACGCGATCGCCCCCGTGGCGAGGACCCGGATGACCGAGGGCGCCTTCGACACCTCGGCCATGGCGCTGCCCGAGGACAACTCCCCGGTCGTCGCCTGGCTCGCCTCCGAGGAGGCCGGCGACGTCACCGGCCGGGTGATCGAGATCGACGGGTCGGTCATCACGGTCGAGAGCGGCTGGGCGCACGGCCCTCCCGCGACAACGGCGCCCGCTGGGAGGCGGAGCAGGTGGGGCCCGCCCTCCGGGACCTGCTCGCCGCGGCGCCCGTCCCGAGCCGGTGTACGGCACGACGCTCTGAGGTTGCCTGACTCGAACATCTGTTCGAAGATAGAGGGGTGA